The proteins below come from a single Candidatus Palauibacter soopunensis genomic window:
- the msrP gene encoding protein-methionine-sulfoxide reductase catalytic subunit MsrP, whose translation MANIHIPPGWRIRESEATPESVYLDRRQFVARMGGGAILAAASLACRPGGAAEAQQRGPLDNIPDTPTADLYPVAVNDPRFTPGDRHKEVSPEEIVATYNNFYEFGTDKDGVWRNVGPFEARPWELEVTGLVENPGVYDLVELERAFPLEERIYRHRCVERWSVVVPWIGFPLARLLERVQPRNDARYVGFVTFNRPEQAFGQKTQTWYKWPYYEGLRMDEAMNELAFVATGMYGHPLQKQNGAPVRIHLPWKYGYKSPKSIVRIDITDEMPTTFWNDLQPSEYGFYSNVDPDVPHPRWSQAQEEIVGTGQRVPTLPFNGYGEWVAELYGGRVTPVGDVPHAR comes from the coding sequence ATGGCGAACATTCATATTCCGCCTGGCTGGCGGATCAGGGAGAGCGAGGCGACGCCGGAGTCGGTGTACCTCGACCGCCGACAGTTCGTGGCCCGCATGGGCGGGGGCGCGATCCTTGCCGCCGCCTCGCTCGCATGCCGGCCGGGCGGGGCGGCGGAAGCCCAGCAGCGCGGCCCCCTCGACAACATCCCGGACACTCCGACCGCGGATCTCTATCCCGTGGCAGTGAACGACCCGCGCTTTACGCCCGGCGATCGCCACAAGGAGGTCTCGCCGGAGGAGATCGTGGCCACGTACAACAACTTCTACGAGTTCGGAACGGACAAGGACGGGGTGTGGCGCAACGTCGGTCCGTTCGAGGCCCGCCCGTGGGAACTGGAGGTCACGGGCCTCGTCGAGAACCCGGGCGTCTACGACCTCGTGGAACTGGAACGCGCGTTCCCGCTCGAGGAACGGATCTACCGGCACCGCTGCGTGGAGCGGTGGTCCGTCGTCGTGCCGTGGATCGGGTTCCCGCTCGCCCGCTTGCTGGAGCGGGTGCAGCCGCGAAACGATGCCCGCTACGTGGGCTTCGTGACCTTCAACCGGCCGGAGCAGGCCTTCGGCCAGAAGACGCAGACCTGGTACAAGTGGCCGTACTACGAAGGGCTGCGCATGGACGAGGCGATGAACGAACTCGCCTTCGTCGCGACGGGCATGTACGGCCATCCGCTCCAGAAACAGAACGGCGCGCCGGTCCGCATCCATCTGCCCTGGAAGTACGGGTACAAGAGCCCGAAGAGCATCGTCCGCATCGACATCACGGACGAGATGCCGACGACCTTCTGGAACGACCTGCAGCCGTCCGAGTACGGTTTCTACTCGAACGTGGATCCGGACGTGCCTCACCCCCGCTGGTCCCAGGCGCAGGAGGAAATCGTCGGTACGGGGCAACGGGTTCCGACGCTCCCGTTCAACGGGTACGGCGAGTGGGTGGCGGAACTCTACGGCGGCCGCGTGACGCCGGTCGGAGACGTGCCGCACGCCCGCTGA
- the ctaD gene encoding cytochrome c oxidase subunit I, producing the protein MTDAHSTGIWSWLTTVDHKRIAIMYFVVGFVFLLIAGVEGQLIRLQLAAPERSFLDPDLYNQLFTMHGTTMVFFAGMPLVVAFFNFVVPLQIGARDVAFPRLNAFSFWVFLFGGLFLYASVPLRVMPDGGWFAYMPLTNPEYSPGPGIDFYVLALLISGVGSIAGGLNFLVTILNMRAPGMTFMRMPLFTWMALIVSALILLAFPPFTVGLIFMLFDRSFGTHFFDAAAGADPVLWQHLFWVFGHPEVYILILPAFGIVSDVIPTFSRKILFGYPVVVFSGVLIAFLGFGVWVHHMFSVGLGPVVNAVFGGATMLIAIPTGIKIFNWIATMWGGRLRFRTAMLFAAGLVATFTIGGLSGVMHSSPPADLQQTDTYFVVAHFHYVLIGGTVFGLFCGFYYWFPKATGRMLHEGLGKAHFWLSFLALNVTFFPMHFSGLLGMPRRTYTYAEGLGLEVFNLISTIGAFIFTLSFVPLIWNLWRTWRRGEAAGHNPWDASTLEWTVASPPPHYNFAEIPTVDRRDPLWHPYIAPEARGEGDEPGGAVPRRQPDEPPAPVVMPNPSYWPLVLAVGMLFMTIGGLGSLGLTLFGLFVTAVGLFAWAFEPPFGEETH; encoded by the coding sequence ATGACCGACGCGCATTCCACCGGGATCTGGAGCTGGTTGACGACGGTCGACCACAAGCGGATCGCAATCATGTATTTCGTGGTCGGGTTCGTCTTCCTGCTCATCGCCGGCGTCGAGGGACAGCTCATTCGGCTCCAGCTCGCCGCCCCCGAGCGCAGCTTTCTCGATCCGGACCTGTACAACCAGCTGTTCACGATGCACGGCACGACGATGGTGTTCTTCGCCGGCATGCCGCTTGTCGTCGCCTTCTTCAACTTCGTCGTGCCGCTGCAGATCGGGGCGCGCGACGTCGCCTTCCCGCGCCTGAACGCGTTCTCCTTCTGGGTTTTCCTCTTCGGTGGTCTCTTCCTGTACGCGAGCGTCCCCCTCCGGGTGATGCCCGACGGGGGCTGGTTCGCGTACATGCCGCTGACGAACCCCGAGTATTCGCCGGGTCCGGGCATCGATTTCTACGTCCTCGCGCTCCTGATTTCCGGCGTGGGGTCGATTGCGGGCGGGCTGAACTTCCTCGTCACGATCCTCAACATGAGGGCGCCGGGGATGACGTTCATGAGGATGCCGCTCTTCACCTGGATGGCGCTCATCGTCTCCGCGCTCATCCTGCTCGCCTTCCCGCCGTTCACGGTCGGCCTGATCTTCATGCTCTTCGACCGCAGTTTCGGAACGCACTTCTTCGATGCGGCGGCGGGCGCGGACCCCGTCCTCTGGCAGCACCTGTTCTGGGTCTTCGGCCACCCCGAGGTCTACATCCTCATCCTGCCGGCCTTCGGCATCGTGTCCGACGTGATCCCGACGTTCTCGCGGAAGATCCTGTTCGGGTATCCCGTCGTCGTCTTCTCGGGCGTTCTCATCGCCTTCCTCGGCTTCGGCGTCTGGGTCCACCACATGTTCTCGGTCGGACTCGGGCCGGTGGTGAACGCGGTGTTCGGTGGGGCGACGATGCTCATCGCGATTCCCACCGGGATCAAGATCTTCAATTGGATCGCGACGATGTGGGGAGGTCGTTTACGCTTCCGAACGGCGATGCTCTTCGCGGCCGGACTCGTGGCGACGTTCACGATCGGCGGGCTGAGCGGCGTCATGCACAGTTCGCCGCCGGCGGACCTGCAGCAGACGGACACGTACTTCGTGGTGGCGCACTTCCACTACGTGCTCATCGGCGGGACCGTGTTCGGCCTCTTCTGCGGCTTCTACTACTGGTTCCCGAAGGCGACGGGGCGGATGCTGCACGAGGGCCTGGGGAAGGCCCACTTCTGGCTCTCCTTCCTCGCGCTGAACGTGACCTTCTTCCCGATGCACTTCTCGGGGCTGCTCGGGATGCCGAGGCGTACCTACACGTACGCGGAGGGACTGGGTCTGGAGGTGTTCAACCTGATCTCGACCATCGGAGCCTTCATCTTCACGCTGTCCTTCGTGCCGCTGATCTGGAATCTGTGGCGCACGTGGCGGCGCGGAGAGGCGGCCGGGCACAACCCGTGGGACGCGTCGACGCTCGAATGGACGGTGGCCTCGCCGCCGCCGCACTACAACTTCGCGGAGATCCCCACCGTGGACCGGCGGGATCCGCTCTGGCATCCCTACATCGCGCCGGAAGCGCGCGGGGAGGGCGATGAACCCGGGGGCGCCGTGCCGCGGCGGCAGCCGGACGAGCCGCCGGCGCCGGTGGTCATGCCGAATCCGTCGTACTGGCCGCTCGTACTCGCCGTGGGGATGCTGTTCATGACGATCGGCGGGCTCGGGTCGCTCGGGCTGACGCTCTTCGGTCTGTTCGTGACCGCGGTAGGGCTCTTCGCGTGGGCCTTCGAGCCCCCGTTCGGCGAGGAGACGCACTGA
- the purN gene encoding phosphoribosylglycinamide formyltransferase, producing the protein MSDVVRIAVLASGGGSNFQALVDRFQRADVPDREIVGVIASREGAGVLERARRAGVASTVPPPASTSEETATFLRRTLDEWRSEIVVLAGYMKLVPETVVRAWWGRILNIHPALLPSFGGRGMYGARVHRAVIEAGVRITGATVHFVDEAYDRGPILCQWPVPVLAGDTPESVAARVLTVEHRILPAAVEALASRAVRLEADRRVHWVREWFETETFTNREG; encoded by the coding sequence ATGTCTGACGTCGTGCGGATCGCGGTCCTCGCGTCGGGAGGCGGTTCCAACTTCCAGGCGCTCGTCGATCGCTTCCAGCGCGCGGACGTTCCCGACCGGGAGATCGTCGGCGTGATCGCCAGCCGCGAGGGAGCCGGCGTTCTCGAGCGGGCGCGCCGGGCCGGAGTGGCATCGACGGTCCCGCCGCCGGCATCGACGAGTGAGGAGACGGCGACGTTCCTGCGCCGCACGCTGGACGAGTGGCGAAGCGAGATCGTGGTCCTGGCCGGCTACATGAAACTGGTGCCCGAGACCGTCGTGCGGGCCTGGTGGGGACGGATCCTGAACATCCATCCGGCGTTGCTGCCCTCGTTCGGGGGCCGGGGGATGTACGGGGCCCGCGTGCACCGCGCGGTCATCGAGGCCGGCGTCCGGATCACCGGCGCGACCGTCCATTTCGTCGACGAGGCATACGACCGGGGTCCGATCCTGTGCCAGTGGCCCGTACCCGTGCTCGCGGGCGATACTCCGGAGTCCGTCGCCGCCCGCGTACTGACGGTGGAGCACCGGATCCTGCCGGCGGCCGTCGAAGCGCTGGCTTCGAGGGCGGTTCGCCTGGAAGCGGACCGGCGGGTCCATTGGGTCCGCGAGTGGTTCGAGACGGAGACGTTCACCAACCGGGAAGGATGA
- a CDS encoding cytochrome c oxidase subunit 3, with product MEGPTSTGIPNRKLAMWTFIGSECMLFGTLIATYMIYRGRNLVPPYPHDLLNIPFITVTTFVLLMSSLMMVLALAAVQRNDLRATKLWLALTALFGLIFLGGQYYEFSHFVHEGLPLSRNLFSSTFFVLTGTHGAHVAGGVIWLSTLLVRTVQGKLDARHAETVEIAGLYWHFVDVVWIILFTLIYLLV from the coding sequence ATGGAGGGGCCGACCTCGACGGGGATCCCGAACCGCAAGCTCGCGATGTGGACCTTCATCGGGTCGGAGTGCATGCTCTTCGGCACCCTGATCGCCACGTACATGATCTATCGCGGCCGGAACCTCGTTCCGCCCTATCCGCACGACCTCCTCAACATCCCGTTCATCACCGTCACGACCTTCGTGCTCCTGATGAGCAGCCTCATGATGGTGCTCGCGCTGGCGGCGGTGCAGAGGAACGATCTGCGGGCGACCAAGCTGTGGCTCGCCCTGACGGCGCTGTTCGGCCTCATCTTCCTCGGCGGCCAGTACTACGAGTTCAGCCACTTCGTTCACGAGGGGCTGCCGCTGTCGAGGAACCTGTTCTCGTCGACCTTCTTCGTCCTGACGGGGACGCACGGCGCCCACGTCGCCGGAGGCGTCATCTGGCTGAGTACGCTCCTCGTGAGGACGGTGCAGGGGAAGCTCGACGCCCGCCATGCGGAGACGGTGGAAATCGCCGGTCTCTACTGGCACTTCGTAGATGTCGTGTGGATTATCCTCTTCACCCTCATCTACCTGCTGGTGTGA
- a CDS encoding DUF4159 domain-containing protein — protein MPDATQTCPHCRATQRRGDRTPQMVIGFVTVAAAALAALGSCPSLAGQPPGGAAGTEPPTITRLRYDGGGDWYANPSSLDNLLEQIRLRTGIPVADRPAEVGAADPDLADHPYLYATGHGNMSFTELEIERMRAYLYGGGFLHVDDNYGLDESFRREIARLFPDMPLAEVPLEHSIYGIFYEMPDGLPKIHEHDGNPAQGFGIFLDGRLAVYYSFESDLGDGWEDEGVHGDAPEVRESAIRMGVNLFLYALSATPAR, from the coding sequence GTGCCGGACGCGACGCAAACCTGTCCGCATTGCCGCGCCACACAGCGGCGCGGCGACCGCACGCCGCAGATGGTGATCGGTTTCGTCACGGTCGCCGCGGCCGCACTGGCCGCGCTCGGCTCCTGTCCGAGCCTCGCCGGCCAGCCGCCGGGCGGTGCGGCGGGGACGGAGCCGCCGACGATCACCCGCCTGCGCTACGACGGCGGGGGCGACTGGTACGCGAATCCCTCGAGCCTCGACAACCTCCTCGAGCAGATCCGGCTCCGAACCGGAATTCCGGTGGCCGACCGGCCCGCGGAGGTGGGCGCCGCGGATCCCGACCTCGCCGACCATCCGTACCTGTATGCGACGGGACACGGGAACATGTCCTTCACCGAGCTCGAGATCGAACGCATGCGCGCGTACCTGTACGGGGGCGGCTTCCTGCACGTGGATGACAACTACGGCCTGGACGAGTCCTTTCGCCGTGAGATCGCCCGCCTCTTCCCGGACATGCCCCTCGCCGAAGTGCCGCTCGAGCACAGCATCTACGGGATCTTCTACGAGATGCCGGACGGCCTGCCCAAGATCCACGAACACGACGGAAATCCCGCCCAGGGGTTCGGCATCTTCCTCGATGGCCGCCTCGCGGTCTACTACAGCTTCGAATCCGACCTGGGGGACGGCTGGGAGGACGAGGGCGTGCACGGGGACGCGCCCGAGGTACGGGAGTCCGCGATCAGGATGGGCGTGAACCTCTTCCTCTACGCGCTCTCCGCGACCCCGGCCCGCTGA
- a CDS encoding cytochrome C oxidase subunit IV family protein, whose product MSRHSAESHPSTRLYVAIAVILAALTALEVMVFYIEALAPVLIPILLVMMAAKFALVAMFFMHLKSDGPVLTAIFAWGTFIATAIVVGLMAIFGKFGA is encoded by the coding sequence GTGAGCCGCCACTCCGCCGAATCGCACCCGAGCACGCGACTCTACGTCGCCATCGCGGTGATCCTCGCCGCGCTGACGGCGCTCGAGGTGATGGTGTTCTACATCGAGGCGCTCGCGCCGGTGCTCATCCCGATCCTGCTCGTGATGATGGCGGCGAAGTTCGCGCTCGTCGCGATGTTCTTCATGCACCTGAAGTCCGATGGTCCGGTCCTCACCGCCATCTTCGCGTGGGGGACCTTCATCGCCACCGCCATCGTGGTCGGATTGATGGCGATTTTCGGCAAGTTCGGCGCCTAG
- a CDS encoding thiamine pyrophosphate-dependent enzyme, with protein MRRYSAYDPPEYVSWQPDPELLEEYRSRIRADDARAREIAALPPEAYIALYRGLLRFRLSDIALTRWVKQGVISKAWLGTGEEAVTVGAVNALDRRGADGDVVGPMIRNQGANHEMGMPMAEVFRTYLGTADAPAEGRDLHLGDLRYGVCPPISMVATLSTVMNGFALAFRIRGEPRVALTWVGDGATKHGEAHEAFAFAASLGLPIVFIIQNNQVALGTRLDQHHVPPDFSDWGAAYGIPSESVDGNHVLEVYAATRVAAERCRRGEGPQLIEARTFRMGGHATHDVREARATFSRELFRYWGRRDPIGLYEEYLAGIDLGVAGAGNLRDRNLRKLAMVEREVEAEIEEAASEALASRERAAPRGETVTLGVYGEVSA; from the coding sequence ATGCGTCGATACTCGGCCTACGACCCCCCTGAGTACGTTTCCTGGCAGCCGGACCCCGAACTCCTGGAGGAGTACAGGTCACGCATCCGGGCCGACGACGCCCGCGCGCGGGAGATCGCCGCGCTGCCTCCCGAAGCGTACATCGCCCTGTATCGGGGACTCCTCCGATTCCGCCTCAGCGACATCGCCCTCACGAGGTGGGTGAAACAGGGCGTGATCTCGAAAGCGTGGCTCGGGACCGGAGAGGAAGCCGTGACCGTGGGGGCGGTGAACGCGCTCGACCGCCGCGGTGCCGACGGGGATGTCGTGGGTCCCATGATCCGCAACCAGGGCGCGAATCACGAGATGGGCATGCCGATGGCGGAGGTGTTTCGCACCTACCTCGGGACGGCGGACGCCCCCGCGGAGGGACGGGACCTGCACCTGGGAGATCTGCGCTACGGCGTCTGTCCGCCCATCAGCATGGTCGCGACGCTGTCGACCGTCATGAACGGGTTTGCCCTCGCGTTCCGGATTCGCGGAGAGCCCCGGGTGGCGCTGACCTGGGTCGGGGACGGGGCGACGAAGCACGGCGAGGCGCACGAGGCGTTCGCGTTCGCGGCATCGCTCGGGCTGCCGATCGTTTTCATCATCCAGAACAACCAGGTCGCGCTGGGGACGCGGCTGGACCAGCACCACGTGCCGCCCGATTTCTCGGACTGGGGCGCGGCGTATGGGATCCCCTCCGAATCGGTGGACGGGAACCACGTGCTCGAGGTCTATGCGGCAACCCGCGTGGCCGCGGAACGCTGCCGGCGGGGGGAGGGTCCGCAACTCATCGAGGCGCGAACCTTTCGCATGGGAGGGCATGCGACGCACGACGTGCGCGAGGCCCGGGCAACCTTTTCGCGCGAGTTGTTCCGGTACTGGGGACGGCGCGACCCGATCGGACTCTATGAGGAGTACCTGGCGGGGATCGACCTCGGCGTCGCCGGCGCCGGCAACCTGCGGGACCGGAACCTCCGGAAGCTCGCCATGGTCGAGCGGGAAGTGGAGGCGGAGATCGAGGAGGCCGCAAGCGAAGCTCTGGCGAGCCGTGAGAGGGCCGCCCCCCGCGGCGAAACGGTGACGCTCGGCGTCTACGGCGAGGTGTCGGCATGA
- the purH gene encoding bifunctional phosphoribosylaminoimidazolecarboxamide formyltransferase/IMP cyclohydrolase codes for MPIALVSVSDKTGIEEFCAGLIARGWEIASTGGTMRALRAAGIEVRGVSDLTGHPEMLDGRVKTLHPSVHGGILARREVPDDLDQLAAHGMVPIDLVAVNLYPFRETVAGGDVTLGEALEQIDIGGPTMLRASAKNHPSVWSVCDPADYGRVLEAIDTGDAPETAELRRALAVKVFGHTAAYDAAITRYLTRPVGAGGSPDLPAGETVVSLVRVQSLRYGENPDQEAAFFRDGSGRPRGIPALAQLHGRELSFNNILDVDGALTAIAPFVSGERAACAILKHSTPCGLAVGASPLEAYEKALACDPVSAFGSVIAFTDTLTEAVAEALSRNFVECVVAPGYSEDALRLLRAKKNIRILKPEAGAALDAGGHLREGVEVRGVRGGVLMQAAPRPARDVDREAHVPTARAPSDAEWDDLAFAWSAVQSVKSNAILLARDGASIGIGAGQMSRVDSVEISIRKARAQGLDVAGAVLGSDAFFPFRDGIDAAAAAGVTAIAQPGGSKRDAEVIDAANEHGMAMVFTGRRLFRH; via the coding sequence ATGCCGATTGCGCTCGTGAGCGTTTCGGACAAGACGGGCATCGAGGAATTCTGCGCGGGGCTCATCGCGCGGGGCTGGGAGATCGCGTCCACGGGAGGGACGATGCGGGCGCTGCGCGCGGCGGGGATCGAGGTCCGCGGCGTGAGCGACCTCACCGGCCATCCGGAAATGCTCGACGGCCGGGTGAAGACGCTGCACCCGAGCGTGCACGGCGGGATCCTGGCCCGGCGTGAGGTGCCGGACGACCTGGATCAACTCGCCGCGCACGGAATGGTGCCGATCGACCTCGTGGCCGTGAACCTGTACCCCTTCCGCGAGACGGTGGCCGGCGGGGACGTCACGCTCGGGGAAGCGCTCGAGCAGATCGACATCGGCGGTCCGACGATGCTCCGGGCATCGGCGAAGAACCATCCATCCGTCTGGTCGGTCTGCGACCCGGCCGACTACGGGCGCGTGCTCGAGGCCATCGATACCGGGGACGCGCCGGAGACGGCGGAGCTGAGGCGGGCGCTGGCGGTCAAGGTGTTCGGGCACACTGCGGCCTACGACGCGGCGATCACCCGCTACCTGACCCGGCCGGTCGGCGCGGGAGGTTCGCCCGACCTTCCGGCGGGGGAGACCGTCGTCTCGCTCGTACGCGTGCAGTCGCTCCGCTACGGGGAGAACCCGGACCAGGAGGCCGCCTTCTTCCGCGACGGGTCCGGTCGGCCGCGCGGGATTCCCGCGCTCGCGCAACTGCACGGCCGGGAACTCTCGTTCAACAACATTCTCGACGTGGACGGGGCTCTTACGGCGATCGCGCCCTTCGTGTCCGGGGAGCGCGCCGCCTGCGCGATCCTCAAGCACTCGACGCCATGCGGCCTCGCCGTGGGCGCATCCCCGCTGGAGGCCTACGAGAAAGCGCTCGCGTGCGACCCCGTTTCGGCGTTCGGCTCGGTCATCGCCTTCACGGACACGCTCACGGAGGCCGTCGCGGAGGCCCTCTCGCGGAACTTCGTGGAATGCGTCGTGGCGCCGGGATACTCGGAGGATGCCCTCCGCCTCCTGCGGGCGAAGAAGAACATTCGGATTCTGAAGCCGGAGGCGGGCGCGGCGCTGGACGCGGGCGGCCATCTGCGGGAAGGCGTCGAAGTGCGCGGCGTCCGCGGCGGGGTCCTGATGCAGGCGGCCCCCCGGCCGGCGCGCGATGTGGACCGGGAGGCTCACGTCCCGACGGCGCGGGCCCCGAGCGACGCGGAGTGGGATGATCTCGCGTTCGCGTGGTCCGCGGTGCAGAGCGTGAAATCCAACGCGATCCTGCTTGCGCGCGACGGGGCGTCGATCGGTATCGGCGCGGGGCAGATGAGCCGCGTAGACTCGGTGGAGATCTCGATCCGCAAGGCCCGGGCACAGGGGTTGGACGTGGCGGGCGCCGTCCTCGGGTCGGACGCGTTCTTTCCCTTTCGCGACGGCATCGATGCGGCGGCCGCCGCCGGCGTGACGGCGATCGCGCAGCCGGGCGGTTCCAAGCGCGATGCGGAGGTCATCGACGCCGCGAACGAGCACGGCATGGCGATGGTTTTCACCGGAAGACGGCTCTTCCGGCACTAG
- the coxB gene encoding cytochrome c oxidase subunit II translates to MRRRAIAALVLFLGVLISQGCGGEYPQSALHPSSDSATLLDQLFDQIFWWAVGVFVVVEGILIYVFVRFRERPGDGRPKQVHGHLLLEVGWTLLPALILVAIAIPTMRAIFIIDRSTPDPEALVIEVIGKQWWWEFRYPELGIVTANEAHVPLGRTVDLRLRSADVMHSFWVPRLAGKRDLVPGIENQLWFRPDSVGVYHGQCAEFCGTAHALMGMRLIVDEPEDFDRWARANAAPASTPAAAEARAGQGVFMANACVSCHAVRGTPAAGQFGPDLTHFGSRLTIASGVLENTPANLARWLDSTQHVKPGNPMPEVELSDAQLRQLVAYLGSLR, encoded by the coding sequence TTGAGACGACGCGCGATCGCAGCGCTCGTGCTTTTCCTGGGGGTTCTGATCAGCCAGGGTTGCGGCGGCGAATATCCGCAATCCGCACTGCACCCCAGTTCAGACTCCGCCACGCTCCTCGACCAGCTCTTCGACCAGATCTTCTGGTGGGCGGTCGGCGTGTTCGTCGTCGTAGAAGGCATCCTCATCTACGTGTTCGTCCGTTTTCGGGAGCGGCCGGGCGACGGGCGGCCGAAGCAGGTCCACGGCCACCTTCTCCTCGAAGTGGGCTGGACGCTGCTCCCGGCGCTCATCCTCGTGGCCATCGCGATTCCGACCATGCGGGCCATCTTCATCATCGACCGGTCCACGCCCGATCCGGAAGCACTCGTCATCGAGGTCATCGGCAAGCAGTGGTGGTGGGAATTCCGCTATCCGGAACTCGGGATCGTGACGGCGAACGAGGCACACGTCCCGCTGGGCCGCACCGTCGACCTGAGGCTCCGTTCCGCGGACGTCATGCATTCGTTCTGGGTCCCGCGCCTGGCCGGAAAGCGGGACCTCGTGCCGGGCATCGAGAACCAGCTCTGGTTCCGGCCGGATTCGGTCGGCGTGTACCACGGTCAGTGCGCGGAGTTCTGCGGCACGGCGCACGCTCTCATGGGCATGCGCCTGATCGTGGACGAACCCGAGGACTTCGACCGCTGGGCGCGGGCGAACGCGGCGCCCGCTTCGACGCCCGCGGCCGCGGAGGCACGGGCGGGGCAGGGCGTGTTCATGGCGAATGCGTGCGTGAGCTGTCACGCGGTGAGAGGGACGCCGGCGGCGGGGCAGTTCGGTCCGGATCTCACGCACTTCGGCAGCCGGCTTACGATCGCCTCGGGCGTGCTCGAGAACACACCGGCGAACCTGGCGCGCTGGCTGGATTCCACCCAGCACGTGAAACCCGGGAATCCGATGCCCGAGGTCGAACTGAGCGACGCGCAGCTTCGGCAGCTCGTCGCCTATCTCGGCTCGCTCCGCTAG
- the selA gene encoding L-seryl-tRNA(Sec) selenium transferase, translating into MTDPRRQLPSMDALLKEREAVALIDRYGRETVKDSLRRALDRTRAEAGPEPSGAVDLLRAAERDLEARSRPSLRRALNGTGVVLHTNLGRAPLADAAGRAQAEAAGYGNVELSLSTGRRGSRYDHCSDVVCELTGAAAAIIANNNAAAVALVVNELARGREVLVSRGELVEIGGSFRIPDVVGRSGGRLREVGTTNRTRISDYAAAIDESTGLILRVHPSNYRVEGFSARPSLAALVSLARERGVPLAHDLGSGLLDADLLPGFPEGPTARGSLAAGVDLATWSGDKLLGGPQAGVIAGDAALIGRLRRNPLLRAFRVDKTTLAALEATLMLYRDPDLAVRRVPALRMLREPAEAVEARAAAARLEPPPRSRARVDVIRTEAMVGGGAFPGFTIPSAGWAVTGIDVERLAAECRTGLVPLIGRIERAAFIVDVRTLPGEETARAAETLASALDRLADV; encoded by the coding sequence ATGACGGACCCCCGCCGACAGCTCCCTTCCATGGACGCGCTCCTCAAGGAGCGTGAAGCCGTCGCCCTGATCGACCGCTACGGCCGCGAAACGGTGAAGGACTCGCTCCGCCGGGCCCTGGACCGCACGCGCGCGGAAGCCGGTCCGGAGCCGTCCGGCGCGGTCGATCTCCTTCGTGCCGCCGAACGCGATCTGGAGGCGCGATCCCGGCCCTCGCTGCGGCGGGCGCTGAACGGGACGGGCGTCGTGCTCCACACCAACCTCGGCCGGGCGCCGCTCGCCGACGCGGCGGGTCGCGCGCAGGCGGAGGCCGCCGGCTACGGGAACGTGGAACTCTCCCTCTCGACGGGCCGGCGCGGCTCGCGATACGACCACTGCAGCGATGTCGTCTGCGAACTGACGGGTGCGGCCGCGGCGATCATCGCAAACAACAACGCCGCGGCCGTGGCGCTCGTCGTAAACGAACTGGCACGGGGCCGCGAGGTACTCGTGTCCCGCGGGGAACTGGTCGAAATCGGAGGCTCGTTCAGGATCCCCGATGTCGTGGGGCGGAGCGGTGGCCGGCTGAGGGAAGTCGGCACGACGAACCGCACGAGAATCTCCGACTATGCGGCGGCCATCGACGAATCGACCGGCCTCATTCTGCGAGTCCACCCATCGAACTACCGGGTCGAAGGCTTCTCGGCACGCCCCTCTCTCGCGGCATTGGTGTCTCTCGCGCGGGAGCGCGGGGTCCCGCTCGCACACGACCTCGGCTCGGGGTTGCTGGACGCCGATCTCCTGCCCGGGTTCCCGGAGGGACCCACGGCGCGGGGATCGTTGGCCGCGGGCGTCGACCTCGCGACGTGGAGCGGCGACAAGCTCCTCGGCGGGCCACAGGCCGGTGTCATCGCCGGCGATGCGGCGTTGATCGGGCGATTGCGCCGAAATCCCCTGCTGCGGGCGTTTCGGGTGGACAAGACGACGCTCGCCGCCCTGGAAGCCACGCTGATGCTCTACCGCGACCCGGATCTCGCCGTCCGGCGCGTACCGGCGCTGCGGATGCTGCGCGAGCCGGCGGAGGCGGTCGAAGCCCGCGCGGCCGCCGCACGCCTCGAGCCTCCACCGCGAAGCCGGGCACGCGTGGACGTGATCCGGACCGAGGCCATGGTCGGAGGGGGCGCCTTTCCGGGGTTCACGATTCCTTCGGCCGGCTGGGCCGTAACGGGGATCGATGTCGAGCGGCTCGCGGCGGAGTGTCGCACCGGCCTCGTCCCGCTCATCGGCCGCATCGAGCGTGCCGCCTTCATTGTCGACGTGCGGACGCTGCCGGGCGAGGAAACGGCCCGGGCGGCGGAGACTCTGGCCTCGGCGCTCGACCGGCTCGCCGATGTCTGA